DNA from Methanospirillum lacunae:
AGGCGAGGAAATGAAGGACTCCGGATGAAGGTGTCATCGGGTAAGCAACATATGCATCTATGCCCCCTGCCAGAAGGCCGAGGCCTATCCATTCATTGCCTGAAAGAAGTGGTCGAGGCGATGCTCCCTCCACCGGGTGGATCTGCATGCACCGGGTTGTACGGGAGAATGCTTCGCGTGCGATAAGTAGGTTAATATCTGTCTCTTTGGTCAGTTTTTTTCTGAAAACTGACTCAGCCAGATTCCAGGGGATTCCTGCACACCCACAAAACCCGGCAACTATTGCTGTGTTGCCCATGATCGCCCTACCTTTAAACTGGGCAACAATCTCCTCAATTGGTAGAGCCTGCCCCTCTGTTTTGACTTTCGGGCTGTCATAGATTACGGTTCCTTTGGTGGTAAGATTACTGGTGTGTAGATCAACAGTCTTTTGATCGAGTGCCAGGATCAGATCGACACCAGTGCGATGAGTAAAAACTGGTTTATCTGATGCCCGTATGATACAGAAGTTATGTCCACCTTTGATTAGAGACGGATAATCAATATACTGATAAACGTAATAGCCCAGTTCAGAGAAGATCGATGCAATCAACTGACCTGCCTGTGCGATTCCGTCTCCTGCTTTTCCTCCGATGAGGACAGAGTATTCAGACAATTGTTCCGCCTCCATGGGGAGATCTCTGCACCTGATCTCTTTATACTTGTTACCGGTACCAAGTTGTCAGGCAAATGTCTGATCTATCCATCTGGTAATGCTGTTCCTGACATCCTGAAGATGTTTCAGACATTGTGGTTCTTCTGGATTACAGTCACCATGATCAGGGAATGATTGGTGAAAGACCACTCCTGCACCTGGGACCATGGGGCAGGCCCCCGATGCAGTATCACACACAGTGACTGCGATATCAATGTCCTTGTCAAAGAAATCAAGAAGGGGCTTTGAAGTCTGTCCGGAAATGTCAATGTCGATCTCTTTCATCACTAGAATAGCTCTGGGATCCAGAGTGGTTGGTTGTGTCCCCGCACTGTATGCCTCATATCGATCCCCATACTTAAACCGGAGATATCCCTCAGCGATTTGGGA
Protein-coding regions in this window:
- a CDS encoding arsenate reductase ArsC, with the protein product MADTKKTVLFVCTHNSFRSQIAEGYLRFKYGDRYEAYSAGTQPTTLDPRAILVMKEIDIDISGQTSKPLLDFFDKDIDIAVTVCDTASGACPMVPGAGVVFHQSFPDHGDCNPEEPQCLKHLQDVRNSITRWIDQTFA